From Sporichthyaceae bacterium, one genomic window encodes:
- a CDS encoding hydantoinase B/oxoprolinase family protein, translating into MVGTELATGAGSSERWEFWVDRGGTFTDVVGRAPDGRWHTRKLLSENPGHYPDATLAGIRELLGTPADAAVPTDRVASVRLGTTVATNALLERRGARTALLITDGFTDLPTIGDQHRPRIFARTLVRPAPLQQTVLGYAERVAHDGTVLRAPDLERLRTDLAAARAAGAQSLAVVCLHAHLHPEHEHAAARVAREVGFEQVSCSAVVDPMLRVVPRAATTVVDAYLSPITDAYLARLAAELPGVRLLVMTSHGGLTEAAHLRGKDAVLSGPAAGVVAAAQLAARAGFTELVGLDMGGTSTDVSHYAGSFERNRDNEIAGVPLRTPMLAIHTIAAGGGSVLAVVDDRYRVGPDSAGAQPGPTAYGRGGPLTITDANLLLGRIHAEHLPAVFGPTGDRPMDLPAVQAAFAELAAELGAVTSEQVAEGFRRVAVTEMANAVRTISVRRGRDLSRYALLSFGGAGGQHACAIADELGVDTVLVPPLAGLLCAVGIGLAELTAIREQAVEQPLTPDLEDRLTAVAGELTAAVRAELGAQGVAAEDVRVSVEAHLRYAGADASIPVELSGIEAMTTAAATAHRRLFGFEPDRGLAVESLRVTGSEHGRDRPIPAAPVQHDVAVAVPFHDAGTWHRAVLRSRHGIGPDESVAGPAILTEDGSTTVVEPGWVARPGVAGHLVLRRGHPRAVPAVAADTTADPVLLEIFANLFMAIAEQMGARLAATARSVNIKERLDFSCAVFDSAGRLIANAPHMPVHLGSMGAAVAALITECGPGMRPGDVYALNDPYRGGTHLPDVTVVTPVWAEQLEHAGDATPDAPLFFLASRGHHAEIGGRSPGSMPADSRTIDEEGVRLTAHLLVRDGTFRTAATMAVLTAGRYPSRAPEVNLADLRAQVAANATGLGELDRALATFGTAAVTAYAGHVLDNAEAAVRAVIDNLTDSQFRYEMDNGAVIAVRVAVDRAARAATVDFTGSSPQLADNFNAPSSIVTAAVLYVFRTLVDRDIPLNDGCLRPLRIVVPAGSMLAPSPPAAVVAGNVETSQAITGALYGALGVAAEGSGTMNNVTFGNAEHQYYETVGSGSGAGPEGPGAPVIQTHMTNSRLTDPEVLETRFPVVVEEFSIRAGTGGAGVHRGGDGALRRLRFTAPVDVSLLSGHRRVPPYGMAGGAPGALGSNRLVRADGTVVALRGCDSVSADIGDVLEVATPGGGGWGTPPPAPDVAQARREPDVPRAPHSFLARHTRSDA; encoded by the coding sequence ATGGTTGGGACGGAACTGGCGACCGGCGCTGGGTCGTCCGAGCGCTGGGAGTTCTGGGTCGACCGCGGCGGGACGTTCACCGACGTCGTGGGCCGCGCCCCGGACGGCCGCTGGCACACCCGCAAGCTGCTGTCGGAGAACCCCGGCCACTACCCCGACGCCACCTTGGCCGGGATCCGCGAACTGCTCGGGACGCCGGCCGACGCGGCGGTGCCCACCGACCGGGTCGCCTCGGTCCGGCTGGGCACGACCGTGGCCACCAACGCCCTGCTGGAACGCCGCGGTGCGCGCACCGCCCTGCTGATCACCGACGGGTTCACCGACCTGCCGACGATCGGCGACCAGCACCGCCCGCGGATCTTCGCCCGCACCCTCGTCCGGCCCGCGCCGCTGCAGCAGACCGTCCTGGGATACGCCGAGCGGGTCGCTCACGACGGCACCGTGCTGCGCGCCCCGGACCTCGAGCGGCTGCGGACGGACCTGGCCGCCGCCCGGGCGGCCGGCGCGCAGTCGCTGGCGGTGGTGTGCCTGCATGCCCACCTCCACCCGGAGCACGAGCACGCCGCGGCCCGGGTCGCCCGCGAGGTCGGCTTCGAGCAGGTGTCCTGCTCCGCGGTCGTCGACCCGATGCTGCGGGTGGTGCCGCGGGCTGCGACCACCGTGGTCGACGCCTACCTGTCCCCGATCACCGACGCCTACCTGGCACGACTGGCGGCCGAACTGCCCGGCGTCCGGCTGCTGGTGATGACCTCGCACGGCGGGCTGACCGAGGCCGCCCACCTGCGGGGCAAGGACGCCGTGCTGTCCGGCCCGGCGGCCGGGGTCGTCGCCGCGGCGCAACTGGCCGCCCGGGCGGGCTTCACCGAACTCGTCGGCCTGGACATGGGCGGTACCTCGACCGACGTCTCGCACTACGCCGGCAGCTTCGAACGCAACCGGGACAACGAGATCGCCGGCGTCCCGCTGCGCACCCCGATGTTGGCCATCCACACGATCGCCGCCGGCGGCGGTTCGGTGCTCGCCGTCGTCGACGACCGCTACCGGGTCGGTCCGGACTCGGCCGGTGCGCAGCCCGGCCCGACCGCCTACGGCCGCGGCGGCCCGCTCACGATCACCGACGCGAATCTCCTGCTCGGCCGGATCCACGCCGAGCACCTGCCGGCCGTGTTCGGGCCGACCGGCGACCGACCGATGGACCTGCCCGCGGTGCAGGCGGCGTTCGCCGAGTTGGCGGCCGAACTCGGCGCGGTCACCTCCGAGCAGGTCGCCGAGGGGTTCCGCCGGGTGGCCGTGACGGAGATGGCCAACGCCGTGCGGACGATCTCGGTGCGCCGCGGCCGCGACCTGTCGCGCTACGCGCTGCTCAGCTTCGGCGGCGCGGGCGGCCAGCACGCCTGCGCGATCGCCGACGAACTCGGCGTCGACACCGTGCTGGTGCCGCCGCTGGCCGGCTTGCTGTGCGCCGTCGGGATCGGGCTGGCCGAGCTGACCGCGATACGCGAGCAGGCCGTCGAGCAGCCCCTGACGCCGGACCTGGAGGACCGGCTAACCGCAGTGGCCGGCGAACTCACCGCAGCGGTTCGGGCCGAGTTGGGCGCCCAGGGCGTCGCCGCCGAGGATGTCCGGGTCAGCGTCGAGGCGCACCTACGCTACGCCGGCGCCGATGCCTCGATCCCGGTCGAGCTGTCCGGAATCGAGGCGATGACGACGGCCGCCGCAACCGCGCACCGTCGACTGTTCGGCTTCGAACCAGACCGCGGGCTGGCCGTCGAGTCGCTGCGGGTGACCGGGTCCGAGCACGGCCGCGACCGCCCGATCCCGGCGGCACCGGTGCAGCACGACGTCGCGGTCGCAGTCCCGTTCCACGACGCGGGCACCTGGCACCGGGCGGTGCTGCGGTCCCGCCACGGGATCGGTCCGGACGAGTCGGTGGCCGGACCGGCGATCCTCACCGAGGACGGGTCCACCACGGTCGTCGAGCCGGGTTGGGTGGCCCGGCCCGGCGTGGCCGGGCACCTGGTGCTGCGCCGCGGGCACCCCCGTGCGGTCCCGGCCGTCGCCGCGGACACCACGGCCGACCCGGTGCTTCTGGAGATCTTCGCCAACCTGTTCATGGCGATCGCCGAGCAGATGGGCGCGCGGCTGGCCGCCACGGCCCGGTCGGTGAACATCAAGGAGCGCCTGGACTTCTCCTGCGCGGTGTTCGACTCGGCCGGTCGGCTGATCGCGAACGCCCCGCACATGCCGGTGCACCTGGGCTCGATGGGCGCGGCGGTGGCCGCGCTGATCACCGAGTGCGGACCGGGGATGCGCCCGGGCGACGTGTACGCGCTCAACGACCCCTACCGCGGCGGCACGCACCTGCCCGACGTGACCGTGGTGACCCCGGTGTGGGCGGAGCAACTGGAGCACGCCGGTGATGCGACCCCCGACGCCCCCTTGTTCTTCCTGGCCTCGCGCGGCCACCACGCCGAGATCGGCGGCCGCTCCCCGGGTTCGATGCCGGCCGACAGCCGCACCATCGACGAGGAGGGCGTGCGGTTGACCGCGCACCTGCTGGTGCGCGACGGGACCTTTCGCACGGCGGCGACCATGGCGGTACTGACCGCGGGCCGGTACCCGTCGCGGGCCCCGGAGGTGAATCTGGCCGACCTGCGGGCCCAGGTCGCGGCCAACGCCACCGGGCTGGGTGAACTGGACCGGGCGCTGGCCACCTTCGGCACGGCGGCGGTGACCGCCTACGCCGGGCACGTGCTGGACAACGCGGAGGCGGCGGTCCGCGCCGTGATCGACAATCTGACTGACAGTCAGTTCCGTTACGAGATGGACAACGGGGCGGTGATAGCGGTGCGGGTCGCGGTGGACCGCGCCGCCCGGGCGGCCACCGTCGACTTCACCGGCAGCAGCCCGCAGTTGGCGGACAACTTCAACGCCCCGTCCTCGATCGTCACCGCGGCGGTGCTCTACGTGTTCCGCACACTCGTCGACCGCGACATCCCGTTGAACGACGGTTGCCTACGACCGCTGCGGATCGTCGTGCCGGCGGGTTCGATGCTTGCGCCCAGCCCGCCGGCCGCGGTGGTGGCCGGCAACGTGGAGACCTCGCAGGCGATCACCGGCGCGCTCTACGGCGCGTTGGGCGTCGCCGCGGAGGGCTCCGGGACGATGAACAACGTGACGTTCGGCAACGCCGAGCACCAGTACTACGAGACGGTCGGCTCCGGTTCCGGCGCCGGACCGGAGGGCCCGGGTGCACCGGTGATCCAGACCCACATGACCAACTCCCGGCTGACCGACCCGGAGGTGCTCGAGACCAGATTCCCCGTCGTGGTCGAGGAATTCTCGATCCGGGCGGGCACCGGCGGCGCCGGGGTGCACCGCGGCGGCGACGGGGCCCTGCGCCGGCTGCGGTTCACCGCCCCGGTCGACGTCAGCCTGCTGTCCGGGCACCGCCGGGTGCCGCCGTACGGGATGGCCGGCGGCGCACCGGGCGCGTTGGGCAGCAACCGGCTGGTCCGCGCCGACGGCACCGTGGTCGCGCTGCGCGGCTGCGACAGCGTGTCCGCCGATATCGGGGACGTGCTCGAGGTGGCCACCCCCGGCGGCGGTGGTTGGGGGACACCACCCCCTGCGCCCGATGTCGCTCAGGCTCGCCGCGAGCCCGATGTCCCTCGGGCTCCTCACTCGTTCCTCGCTCGCCACACTCGCTCAGATGCGTGA
- a CDS encoding HAMP domain-containing sensor histidine kinase — protein sequence MSAPPADDRVRQAPDWLRRPAGPSTSFGEAPPKAPDRADWAALIDGATPARLRDIAALRPTSQELPPGPSPLKVRQWRALPQMLVTGFSNLSLRVRVAALVAVVVGITVSLTSLAAFFTIRTQIYDSFDQSVIGRAQAVLQVQDIEGLVRLPKGIFAAADTRIALLDPNPQDLPIRLSPEDNPPIGPQERAVAARLPDGRPVSPGSIRTVACHPNPDIILCKEGSQFRVVAIPVPKGLNTTGLKDPKDEKNAQVNPNPPTALVFAESTDQIDRTLRAQETALLVIGVAGVALAAYAGVLVARRGLRPVTDLTVAVEHVARTGELQLIDVRGDDELARLGNSFNAMLTAVERSRERQRRLVADAGHELRTPLTSLRTNLDLLKQAHGGLGLSATDKAELLDDVVAQVEELTGLVSDLVELARDDVEKSEGRPVDMAEVVNAAVERARRRAPEVHFDVRVRPWTVFGDARALERAVLNLLDNAGKWSPAGGTVTVRLSDGVVSVADEGPGIAEADLPFVFERFYRSEESRTMPGSGLGLAIVRQAAERHGGTVTADRAPQGGALMRLRLPHSSSVTHTGP from the coding sequence GTGAGCGCGCCCCCCGCCGACGACCGCGTACGCCAAGCACCCGACTGGTTGCGTCGCCCGGCCGGGCCGAGCACCTCCTTCGGCGAGGCCCCGCCGAAGGCACCGGACCGCGCCGACTGGGCCGCGCTGATCGACGGCGCCACGCCCGCCAGGCTGCGCGACATCGCGGCCCTGCGCCCGACGAGCCAGGAGCTGCCGCCGGGGCCGTCGCCGCTGAAGGTGCGACAGTGGCGGGCGCTGCCGCAGATGCTCGTCACCGGGTTCTCGAACCTGAGCCTGCGCGTCCGGGTCGCCGCGCTGGTCGCGGTCGTCGTGGGCATCACGGTCTCGTTGACGTCGCTGGCGGCGTTCTTCACGATCCGCACCCAGATCTACGACTCCTTCGACCAGAGCGTGATCGGTCGCGCCCAGGCCGTCCTGCAGGTGCAGGACATCGAGGGCCTGGTCCGACTGCCGAAGGGGATCTTCGCGGCGGCCGACACCCGTATCGCGCTGCTCGACCCCAACCCGCAGGACCTGCCGATCCGGTTGAGCCCGGAGGACAACCCACCGATCGGCCCGCAGGAGAGGGCGGTCGCGGCCCGACTGCCCGACGGTCGGCCCGTCTCCCCCGGGTCGATCCGGACCGTCGCCTGCCACCCGAACCCGGACATCATCCTGTGCAAGGAGGGTTCGCAGTTCCGCGTCGTCGCGATCCCGGTGCCGAAGGGCCTGAACACCACCGGTCTGAAGGACCCCAAGGACGAGAAGAACGCCCAGGTCAACCCGAACCCGCCGACGGCGCTGGTGTTCGCCGAGTCCACCGACCAGATCGACCGCACCCTGCGGGCCCAGGAGACCGCGCTGCTGGTGATCGGCGTCGCCGGTGTGGCCCTGGCCGCATACGCCGGCGTGCTGGTCGCCCGGCGGGGACTGCGGCCGGTCACCGACCTCACCGTGGCCGTCGAACACGTGGCCCGCACCGGTGAGCTGCAACTGATCGACGTGCGCGGCGACGATGAACTGGCCCGGCTCGGGAACAGCTTCAACGCGATGCTCACGGCCGTCGAACGGTCCCGGGAACGGCAGCGGCGGCTGGTTGCCGACGCCGGCCACGAGTTGCGCACCCCGCTGACCAGCCTGCGGACCAACCTGGACCTGCTCAAGCAGGCCCACGGCGGCCTGGGCCTGTCGGCCACCGACAAGGCCGAACTGCTGGACGACGTGGTCGCCCAGGTCGAGGAGCTGACCGGGCTGGTCAGCGACCTGGTCGAACTGGCCCGCGACGACGTGGAGAAGTCCGAGGGTCGCCCGGTCGACATGGCCGAGGTGGTCAACGCGGCCGTCGAGCGGGCCCGTCGACGCGCGCCGGAGGTCCACTTCGACGTCCGCGTCCGGCCGTGGACGGTGTTCGGCGACGCCCGGGCGCTGGAGCGGGCCGTGCTGAACCTGCTCGACAACGCCGGCAAGTGGAGCCCGGCCGGTGGCACGGTCACGGTACGGCTCTCCGACGGCGTGGTCAGCGTCGCGGACGAGGGTCCCGGCATCGCCGAGGCCGACCTGCCGTTCGTGTTCGAGCGGTTCTACCGGTCCGAGGAATCCCGGACGATGCCGGGCTCCGGGCTGGGGCTGGCGATCGTCCGACAGGCCGCGGAACGTCATGGGGGAACCGTTACCGCGGACCGCGCACCCCAAGGCGGTGCCCTGATGCGGCTACGTTTGCCCCATTCCTCTTCCGTAACACACACGGGCCCCTAA
- a CDS encoding response regulator transcription factor codes for MRILVVDDDRAVRESLRRSLTFNGYEVDLAADGAAALGQIATNRPDALVLDVMMPRMGGLEACRALRATGDDVPILVLTARDAVADRVAGLDAGADDYLPKPFALEELLARLRALLRRSGSESDQADPGHLAFVDLSMNTSTREVHRGEHDLKLTRTEFALLELFLRHPRQVLSRERILEEVWGFDFPTTANSLEVYVGYLRRKTEAEGGPRLVHTVRGVGYVLRETPP; via the coding sequence ATGCGCATTCTCGTCGTCGACGACGACCGGGCGGTCCGTGAGTCGCTTCGTCGGTCGTTGACGTTCAACGGCTACGAGGTCGACCTCGCCGCCGACGGCGCCGCCGCGCTCGGGCAGATTGCGACGAACCGACCCGACGCGCTCGTGCTCGACGTGATGATGCCGCGGATGGGTGGCCTGGAGGCCTGCCGCGCGCTGCGCGCCACCGGCGACGACGTCCCGATCCTCGTGCTGACGGCCCGCGACGCCGTGGCCGACCGCGTCGCCGGACTCGACGCCGGCGCCGACGACTACCTGCCCAAGCCGTTCGCGCTCGAGGAGTTGCTGGCCCGCCTGCGCGCGCTGCTGCGCCGTTCCGGCAGCGAGTCCGACCAGGCCGACCCGGGCCACCTGGCCTTCGTCGACCTGTCGATGAACACCTCCACCCGCGAGGTGCACCGCGGCGAGCACGACCTGAAACTGACCCGCACCGAGTTCGCCCTGCTGGAGCTGTTCCTGCGCCACCCACGCCAGGTGCTCAGCCGGGAGCGCATCCTCGAGGAGGTGTGGGGGTTCGACTTCCCCACCACCGCGAACTCCCTCGAGGTCTACGTCGGGTACCTGCGTCGCAAGACCGAGGCCGAGGGCGGACCACGACTCGTGCACACCGTGCGCGGCGTCGGGTACGTGCTGCGCGAGACGCCTCCGTGA
- a CDS encoding ATP-binding cassette domain-containing protein, with product MIEARNLRKTYGSQVAVDDLSFDVRPGLVTGFLGPDGAGKSSTIRLMLGLDHGGGQTRFEGVPYRRLNQPMRVVGAVGDARAFHPGRRARSHLRMLATAQGITRERVDEVLEWVGLADVADRRLRTFSIGMSQRLALGAALLGDPRVLILDEPTEGLDPAGAKWLRGFLRAFAAEGRIVFISGNDVSALAQTADHLVVIEKGRLIADEPTAVFVGRHGVGELVLVRTPHLERLGRLLSATGARVRRAEDHQLAVSGLDLATVGDLAFRNGIVIHQLSSGVATLDAPFDEPSTPRWGDSFIPAQSPSRLEPSEFGWSGDDTQNISVSDLFGRNEP from the coding sequence ATGATCGAGGCACGCAACCTGCGCAAGACATACGGCTCCCAGGTCGCGGTGGACGACCTCTCCTTCGACGTCCGTCCCGGCCTGGTCACCGGCTTCCTGGGCCCCGACGGCGCGGGCAAGTCCTCGACCATCCGACTCATGCTCGGCCTCGACCACGGTGGTGGCCAGACCCGCTTCGAGGGCGTTCCCTACCGTCGGCTGAACCAGCCGATGCGCGTCGTCGGCGCGGTCGGCGACGCGCGGGCCTTCCACCCCGGGCGACGGGCGCGCTCGCACCTGCGGATGCTCGCCACCGCCCAGGGCATCACCCGGGAGCGGGTCGACGAGGTGCTGGAGTGGGTCGGTCTGGCCGACGTCGCCGACCGGCGGCTGCGGACCTTCTCGATCGGCATGAGCCAGCGCCTGGCGCTCGGCGCCGCACTGCTCGGCGATCCGCGGGTGCTGATCCTGGACGAGCCCACCGAGGGCCTGGACCCGGCCGGGGCGAAGTGGCTGCGCGGGTTCCTGCGCGCCTTCGCCGCCGAGGGCCGGATCGTGTTCATCTCCGGCAACGACGTCAGCGCGTTGGCCCAGACCGCCGACCACCTCGTGGTGATCGAGAAGGGCCGCCTGATCGCCGACGAGCCGACGGCGGTGTTCGTCGGCCGGCACGGGGTCGGGGAACTGGTGCTGGTGCGTACCCCGCACCTGGAGCGCCTGGGTCGGCTGCTCTCGGCCACGGGCGCCCGGGTGCGCCGCGCCGAGGACCATCAGCTCGCGGTGTCCGGCCTGGACCTGGCCACAGTCGGCGACCTGGCCTTCCGCAACGGAATCGTGATCCACCAACTCAGCTCCGGGGTGGCCACCCTGGACGCGCCGTTCGACGAGCCGAGCACCCCGCGCTGGGGCGACTCGTTCATCCCGGCGCAGAGCCCGTCGCGCCTCGAGCCGTCCGAGTTCGGCTGGTCCGGCGACGACACCCAGAACATCTCGGTCTCGGACCTGTTCGGCCGGAACGAGCCGTGA
- a CDS encoding trypsin-like peptidase domain-containing protein codes for MDDTDAPIPPDSNNPWGTQPPQPPESAPGEHPPNAGGQPGAGHEPPQPEAEAHPPYQQPTPQPPPYDYGSHGSSGSTGAQGYQSAYEAGYAGDTGFGQSAYSPTPAYGAATYGTSAYGTGATAPFPGLPLPPPRSRTSAGSKTLVAIALVALLVGGGIGGAAGYHAANSSSSHVISSLGPPAGSGSVEPGGGSIQQVAAKVLPSVVSIDVSNLPSNTSGSVIPGFPGFGGNGNGNSNGGSGSGSGSGSGSSSDTVEGSGSGIVISNDGLILTNNHVAGQGDLAVTFQNGKTVKATLVKADPVTDLAVIKADGVTDATPINFGRSAELSVGQQVVAIGSPLGLSGTVTSGIISALHRPIQPQEDTQGSGTTNANSEANVIDGVQTDAPINPGNSGGALVDMNGNLIGITSAIATLGGGPFGGQSGSIGLGFAIPADEAKLAADQLAKGQAVAHALLGVQVSSSPNLLQRGALIKSVTAGGPADKAGLKKGDLVIKADDRIIDTSDSLVADVRSHQPGDKVTLTYIRGNATQTVDVSLGSDASTGH; via the coding sequence ATGGATGACACCGACGCCCCGATCCCCCCGGACAGCAACAACCCCTGGGGAACCCAGCCGCCCCAGCCGCCCGAGTCGGCCCCGGGTGAGCACCCGCCGAACGCCGGCGGGCAGCCGGGCGCCGGCCACGAGCCGCCCCAACCCGAGGCGGAGGCTCATCCGCCGTACCAGCAGCCGACTCCCCAGCCGCCGCCGTACGACTACGGCAGCCACGGCTCCTCGGGCTCCACCGGCGCGCAGGGCTACCAGTCGGCCTACGAGGCCGGCTACGCGGGCGACACCGGCTTCGGGCAGTCCGCCTACAGCCCGACGCCGGCCTACGGCGCCGCCACCTATGGGACCAGCGCGTACGGGACCGGCGCCACCGCCCCGTTCCCCGGCCTCCCGCTGCCGCCGCCGCGCAGCCGCACCTCCGCCGGCTCGAAGACGCTGGTGGCGATAGCGCTGGTGGCCCTGTTGGTCGGCGGTGGCATCGGCGGCGCGGCCGGCTACCACGCGGCGAACAGCTCCAGCAGCCACGTGATCAGCTCGCTCGGCCCGCCCGCCGGCAGCGGCAGCGTCGAGCCCGGCGGCGGGAGCATCCAGCAGGTGGCGGCCAAGGTGTTGCCCAGCGTCGTCTCGATCGACGTCAGCAATCTGCCCAGCAACACCAGTGGCTCGGTCATCCCCGGTTTCCCGGGCTTCGGCGGCAACGGCAACGGCAACAGCAACGGCGGGTCCGGCTCCGGCTCCGGGTCGGGTTCGGGCTCGAGTTCCGACACCGTCGAGGGCAGCGGCAGCGGCATCGTGATCAGCAACGACGGGCTGATCCTGACCAACAATCACGTGGCCGGTCAGGGCGACCTCGCGGTGACCTTCCAGAACGGCAAGACCGTGAAGGCCACGCTGGTGAAGGCCGACCCGGTCACCGACCTCGCGGTGATCAAGGCCGACGGCGTGACCGACGCCACCCCGATCAACTTCGGCCGCTCCGCCGAGCTGTCCGTCGGTCAGCAGGTCGTCGCGATCGGCTCCCCGCTGGGCCTGTCCGGCACGGTCACCAGCGGCATCATCAGCGCGCTGCACCGACCGATCCAGCCGCAGGAGGACACGCAGGGCAGCGGGACCACCAACGCCAACAGCGAGGCCAACGTCATCGACGGCGTCCAGACCGACGCCCCGATCAACCCTGGTAACTCCGGTGGCGCGCTGGTCGACATGAACGGCAACCTGATCGGCATCACCTCGGCGATCGCCACGCTCGGCGGCGGTCCGTTCGGTGGACAGAGCGGTTCGATCGGCCTCGGCTTCGCGATCCCGGCCGACGAGGCGAAGCTCGCGGCCGACCAGTTGGCCAAGGGCCAGGCGGTCGCGCACGCCCTGCTCGGCGTGCAGGTCTCCAGCTCCCCGAACCTGCTGCAGCGCGGCGCGCTGATCAAGTCGGTCACCGCCGGCGGGCCCGCCGACAAGGCCGGGTTGAAGAAGGGCGACCTGGTCATCAAGGCCGACGACCGGATCATCGACACCTCCGATTCCCTCGTGGCCGACGTCCGGTCCCACCAACCCGGCGACAAGGTGACATTGACCTACATCCGAGGGAACGCAACGCAGACCGTCGACGTCTCATTGGGCAGCGACGCAAGTACCGGTCACTGA
- a CDS encoding DNA polymerase IV: MRDQPTVLHLDLDAFFAAVEQRDKPSLRGKPVIVGGIGPRGVVATASYEARPFGVGSAMSMAQARALCPNAAFLAGRFSAYREVSTIVMDTLGRLSEVCEPISLDECFVDLAAAGDRWDTGRVRAVAAELKAAVHAGTGLRASVGAGTSKLVAKIASDLDKPDGLRVVPPGAELELIGPMPVRRIWSVGPATEARLRQIGVHTVTDLGTVGEDDLVALLGGAHGRLLAQLARAEDTRPVTAHREAKSVSVEDTFERDLVDRATLAAVVDRMAAVVTARLRESGLSARTVTLKARKPDFSTLTRSATLPGPTDDGRAVGAAARRLLAAVDTTDGLRLLGVGVSGLTDWTQEDLFDLAPEPAAEGSAEPAEPPADERPTRWVPGQDVHHRRLGAGWVWGSGLGRVTVRFETRESTEPGPVRTFAVDDPELGVTRA, encoded by the coding sequence ATGCGTGACCAACCCACTGTCCTGCATCTGGACCTCGACGCGTTTTTCGCCGCCGTCGAGCAGCGCGACAAGCCGTCGTTGCGCGGCAAGCCGGTGATCGTCGGGGGCATCGGGCCGCGCGGTGTGGTCGCCACCGCCTCGTACGAGGCGCGCCCGTTCGGAGTCGGGTCGGCGATGTCGATGGCCCAGGCCCGCGCGCTGTGTCCGAACGCCGCCTTCCTGGCCGGCCGGTTCAGCGCCTACCGCGAGGTCAGCACGATCGTGATGGACACCCTCGGCCGGCTGAGCGAGGTCTGCGAACCGATCTCGTTGGACGAGTGCTTCGTGGACCTGGCTGCCGCCGGCGACCGGTGGGACACCGGCCGGGTCCGCGCGGTGGCCGCCGAGCTGAAGGCCGCCGTGCACGCCGGCACCGGACTGCGGGCCTCGGTCGGTGCCGGTACCTCGAAGCTGGTCGCGAAGATCGCTTCGGACCTGGACAAGCCCGACGGGCTGCGGGTCGTGCCGCCGGGTGCGGAGCTGGAACTGATCGGGCCCATGCCGGTGCGGCGGATCTGGAGCGTCGGCCCGGCCACCGAGGCCCGGCTGCGACAGATCGGCGTGCACACCGTGACCGACCTCGGCACGGTCGGCGAGGACGACCTGGTGGCGCTGCTCGGCGGCGCCCACGGCCGACTGCTGGCCCAGCTGGCGCGGGCCGAGGACACCCGGCCGGTCACCGCGCACCGGGAGGCCAAGTCGGTCAGCGTGGAGGACACCTTCGAGCGCGACCTCGTCGACCGGGCCACCTTGGCCGCCGTCGTCGACCGGATGGCCGCGGTGGTCACGGCCCGACTGCGGGAGTCCGGGCTGTCCGCGCGCACGGTCACGCTCAAGGCCCGCAAGCCCGACTTCTCCACGTTGACTCGCTCGGCCACCCTGCCGGGCCCGACCGACGACGGGCGGGCAGTCGGCGCGGCCGCACGGCGCCTGCTGGCCGCCGTCGACACCACCGACGGACTGCGGCTGCTAGGGGTCGGCGTCAGCGGCCTGACCGACTGGACCCAGGAGGACCTGTTCGACCTTGCGCCCGAGCCGGCCGCCGAGGGGTCGGCCGAGCCCGCGGAACCGCCGGCCGACGAGCGGCCGACCCGTTGGGTGCCCGGCCAGGACGTGCACCACCGGCGGCTCGGCGCGGGCTGGGTCTGGGGCTCCGGGCTGGGCCGGGTCACCGTCCGGTTCGAGACCCGCGAGTCGACCGAGCCCGGCCCGGTACGGACCTTCGCCGTCGACGACCCCGAACTGGGTGTGACCCGCGCCTGA